Genomic DNA from Vanrija pseudolonga chromosome 3, complete sequence:
TGCGGTGGACAAAGTCCATGAGCTCCTGGAGACGGCCGTAGCGGTCGGTCAAGAGGGCGCGGATCTCGTAGATGGCAGGCAGGttgggcgaggacgacgagacaaTCTCGATCGACACGgtctcggcagcctcggcgacatcTCCCCGGTAACCTGGAGGCAGGTCAAAGGTCAGCGGGTTGTCGCCGCGGTCACCAAAGAACACGGCCTGCTCCATGCGTGAGCGGATGGCGGCCGTAGCTgaagccgaggacgacaggTTGCGGTTGGAGACAACTccctccgccacctcgaTGGTCATAAgaccgccgacggccgccatGGCGACAATAGACGAGATGCCACTGCGAGTAGCTCCAGGACCAACGCCAATGAAGGCATTGTTCGTCTTGAGCTTGACGCTGTCCTCGTAGGCATTGCTGGACAGCGAAGCCATGACAATGGCCTCGGCGAAGCGGACGAACGCCGTCTGGCTGCCTGTAGGGATGTACAGCTTCggggcgtcgagcgtgcgggggtcgtcgtgggcgacgTAGGAGAGGTAGACGATGTTGTTGAGCGTGACGGTGTTGGAACGGACATTGTTCTCGAAGAGCACCACGGCGTGCGAGTTGTGCAGGCGGCTGTTGTACTCTGACGAGCCGGACTGGGGCTGAGAGTAggacacgagcgcggcgagctggcccgAGCCGACCGATACGAGATCGcggagctcgaggtggaCGTTGCCCGAGCTCCAGGTCCTCTCGTCATCGAAGAGCGACTGGCCGATCGACTCGCGGAGGTCAAACTCGTGCACGAGGCGCACGCTACCGTCCGGTCCGACGGTCCACTGCTGTAACGTGCTTTGAGCAAGGAAGtgcacgccggccgcggaCTTGgtcacggcggcgatgcCCTTTCGCTCGGTGCTGTCGTTGAAGatggcgggcgaggagcggccAAACAGGCCACTGCTGCGCGTGAACTGGGTTGTTGTGGGGACGAGCAGCCCTCCAACGGGCGCGATGCGGATGAGCCACGCCGTGGACACTGTCGTCGTGACGACGAAAGTGCTCGCATCAAGCTTCCACAGCTTGTCGGCGtacacgccgtcgccgccgagctggagctggacGCTCTGGAAGCGctgggcgttggcgagcgcgaggctcATGCTCTCCCAGAAGCGCACCTCGCCCGTAGCggagacgaggacgaggccgggCTCCGAGGGCGCAGAGTAGAAGGCCGCGAGGACGGggggctcggcctcgagtcCGGTCGTGTAGGCTaacggcggggcggggaagGCGTAGACGGTCGGGGACGAGTGGGTGCGCTTGGCGTAGTTCCATgcgacggccgagctgggtgccgcgacgagcgcaaaGCCGGACGCGGGGTCGACGCTGGCGTTGACAGTCGAGACCATAAAGTCTGCCTGGGCGACGCCCTGCGCGACCTCGGTCGGgagcgcgccagcagcgatgacggcgtgccgctcgtcCTTGGACCAGAAGATGCGCTGcgcctcgtactcgtcgccgccgccgcgctcgcggtcggcgcgcggcgtgcgcgcgctctcgGCCTCTGAGCGGGTCGGCGAGAGCTGGCTCTCGCGCTGGCGGGACGGGCGgaccgacggcgccggcgtcgactcggcggaGAAGAGCGACCCACGCGCGACCGACTCACGGCCGCGCAGGCCTCGTCTTGGCCGGGCAGGCGTGTTGAACATGGTTTTTGTGTGGTGGTTGTGTTGATGTTGAAGCAGCACCTTGATGGAGTTGATTGTTCTTGTTGAAATCGAGTGTTGTGTGGGTGGGTCACGTGGGCCAACCAACCCTGGCAATTAGGAGCCAGTTGTAATGGTATTTACAAGTGTAGTTCTAATCCGCCTTCCATCGCCACTGTTGTTTCCTCACTTCTCTCCAAAACTCGACCAGACGACCATGGAAGGCAAGGTAAGCGACCAGCCTCGAgcaccactgacacccagccaccaccaccggaGCGCAAGCAGTGGGACAagggcgagtgggccgagAAGGCACGCGCGCGGGATGTCGCGGCCGCAGACCACGCaaagaaggccgaggaggcggccaaggaaGGTGAGTGAGCTGCTCTGCTCATGGACTTCAGCTCACACCGCCCCCCAGGTCGCAAGTATCGCCCGATGCCGGACgggccagcgccgacagGTCTTGCACAGCAGCACAAAGATCTGAACCTGAGCAAAAACCTCGGCAAGACGGTGCTGGTGCAGACGAGTACGGGGACACAGGGGCCTAGGGGCGCTGGATTCTACGTGAGTCGCTGGCTGCGCTGTCAACAACGTTCAAGCCGCTGCTGACGAGGCCAGTGTGAGCTGTGTAATCGCACGCTCAAGGACTCGCTGTCCTACCTCGACCACTTGAACTCGCGGTTTCGTGAGTACAGCTCACGTGTTGCATCGAGCTTGCAGCTGACTCCTCCCCCAGACCTCGCAAAGCTCGGCCAGTCAACCCACGTCGCGCGCTCAACAGTCGCGCAGGTACGCGAACGCATCTGCCAGCTGCGCGAAGAGTCCAagaccaaggtcgacgcAAAGAACTTTGACTTTCAGAAACGCCTCGCGGTCGTCAGGGAGGCTgagcaggccaagaaggacgcgCGGAGAGAGGACCGCAAGCGTAAGCGCGAGGaacggcgcgaggaggccaagctcggTCGTGTGGGCGTGCAGAAGGGCGCGagtggcgccgaggtcgccgctgctgttggCGAGCAGAATAGCATCGAAGCCATGATGGGCTTTGGTGGGTTTGGAGGGGCTCGCAAGCGATAGACGGAGTACGAAGGGAGAGACACATCAGACACTCTCGGCCAGTTTAGACCTGTTGTATCATCAGAATgcaagcagcagctgcaTCCATACCCACGCCCACACACCCGCaacacgctcgcgcgcaaAATTAACAGTGTCCAACTTCACGGATACATCATGGGCGAATACGAACATTACGATAAATGGGCAAGGTAAAGGACTAGGGTCCAGTGAGTACAGTCTAGAGGGGCCCTTTGGGGACATGATGGGCAGCTAGGCCATATATGGCGGCTAAGGCTCGACGGCAGCTAGgccacggccggcgcggtcggcgggAAGGAGGTCGGCGGGGACGGACATGTACATGTCCCGGCACGACAGtcgatcgcgtcgtcgtttTACTCCTGGCCGAAGCCCAGGGtctcctcgacggcaagggtGAGCTTTTGCTCAAGCGTGTCGTAAGACTTGTATGCTGGCAGGTCGATACGGTTGAAACACGTGTGCGACTTTGGCAGCTGAGTGATCTCACCGGCCTTCTCAATGGTGAAGCGACGGGGGCCGTCGGAACCCTGCAGGTCCTTGAAGCCGTTGACGGGGATACGCGAGGTACCGGTGGTGAACTGGAGGAGACGCGacttgcgctcggcgggccAGCTGCGAACAATCTTCCAGAACCactcgacaacctcgtctGAGGGGTTGTAGCCACGGTAGTCGGTGTGCTTCTGCCAGTCGTCCACGTCGATCTCGGACATACCGCCGatgagcagctcgagctcgcgctcgtcgaacACGTTGATGAGCTCCTGGGGGATGAGCTCGTTGAAGCCCGACATGAAGGCCTCGAACTGCTCCGACACTCGGCGAGAGATACGGTACTCGGTGACGTAGTTGACGTAGTCCTTCTTGTTCTCCTCGGTGACGTCGATGTCACGGCCGCCGGGCTTGAGGTCGATGGTGACGAGCTCACCAAAGTGCTCCTCGCTGATCGAGAACGTGTCCTCAATGACATCGGTGATGTCGTTCTCGAGCATCCACGTGAGACCACGGTGGAGACCAGCGTCCACAgactcgaggtcggcaagggTAATCTTCTTCTTCAGGATCATCTTGTAGAAGGAGACAATGAAGTAGGCGTCGAGGAAACGACGGTGGAAGATACCGAGACCAACAACACGGCCGATAAACTTGAAGTAGTTCAGGTGCTCGGGGTTGACGCCAGAGTTGGGGTTGATCTGGAGAGTGTAGTTGTCGTGCGCCGAGTACTCGAAGAGACAGTAGAAGGGGTTGAACATTTCGTGCGAAAGCAGGAAGAAGAATTCACGAGACAGACCTCCGTAGTCGAGACCGTCTTCACCCTCGAACTTGATCATCAGACGCTTCTTGAGATCGTTGGGCGACTGGCGCATGATCTCGGTGTACGAGCCCTCGAAGATGTTCTCACGCGACACCTTGATGTGGCACTGGCCCGTGTTGGAGCGGAGCGCCGGCTGCGAACGGAAGTAGATGAGCTTGCGACGGAAGTCACGCTTGTACTGGGGCACGTTGACGTCAAGCGAAGAGGGCAGACGGGGGTCGTCccaggtcgtcgtcttgGTGTTGTGGTCAACGAAGTAGACACGAGCAGTGGAGGTGAGACGCATTTCCCATCCAGAAGGAAGAGGGCCAAGCTGGGAGACAGTCTGGGGCTGGATCTGAGTGCCCGACTGTCCGGGGGCAATGACgcggaggagctgctggcgacGGGGGTCGACCCatgtcgtcgtgcgcgtgtTGTGGTCGACGAAGTAGGGGCGGCCCTCGGGGGTGAAGCGCTGCTCCCAGCCGGCGGGAAGAGGTCCAGTGCCGACGGTTGTCTGCTGGCCAACAGGCAGAGTTGTGGCCTGGTtggtgggggtgtgagcaCCAGTGTTCTGCGTGTCGAGCATGTCGTCGGCCAGAGTACGCTGGTTGTGGCGGGCAAGAGCGGCGGCATTCTGGCTAGCCTGGGTAGTCGTGTTGGACGACTGGTCGCTGCTGGGACGGCTCCACGTGGTAGTACGTGTGTTGTGGTCGACATAGTACTGACGACCAAGGTGGTCAATACGGCGCTCCCAGCCTCCGGGGAGAGGACCAAGCTGGTCAGAGTGCGAGTCGAACTGGTGGCCGGCAGCGCCGGTGGGGTTGTTGTTGAGACCCGCTGTCGCGGTGGCAAGAGCAGTCATTGGCTGGTTGCTCTGTGCGGGTGGCGCGGGGTTGGAGGGGGGCTGCGGGTTGGCCGCGGGAGTAGGAGGGGCCACTGCTGGAGGGGACGAGAGGCCAGCAGCTGGGCTCTCGGGCTCAGGGGTACCGTTGGCAGCACGGGTCTGGTTGCCAGTGTTGACCGAGATGGCCGAgtcgccagcagcagcgctcgTGCTGGCCGTGTTGGCCGCGTTGGCGGGAGGGTTGGTAATGGGGGTAGTAGTCTGCGTGGAGAGGTAGATgatgagcttgccgtcgacaGCAACCTTCTCGGATCCCTTCTTCAAGTCGCGTGTGAGCATCTCTGTAGTCGGAGTCAGCACTATCCGGTTGCTTTaccaagacgacgacgcacccTGGCCaccgagctcaaggtcgCTGAAGACATCGGAAACCTTGATGTTGATAACACCGAGGAAACCCTGGTCCTGCTGCAGCGACTGTTAGTTGGGGGCCACGTTGGTATGCAGCAAGCGCCCGCACGCACCTTTCT
This window encodes:
- the Zmat2 gene encoding Zinc finger matrin-type protein 2, which encodes MEGKPPPPERKQWDKGEWAEKARARDVAAADHAKKAEEAAKEGRKYRPMPDGPAPTGLAQQHKDLNLSKNLGKTVLVQTSTGTQGPRGAGFYCELCNRTLKDSLSYLDHLNSRFHLAKLGQSTHVARSTVAQVRERICQLREESKTKVDAKNFDFQKRLAVVREAEQAKKDARREDRKRKREERREEAKLGRVGVQKGASGAEVAAAVGEQNSIEAMMGFGGFGGARKR
- the hulA gene encoding putative E3 ubiquitin-protein ligase hulA — translated: MLYLPPLSSLSPTRTSQPSTSRPSTPASPTPQTEQAAAAAAPQRTMSSATLQNRAHQPRRIRITIVAADSLIKRDILRLPDPFAIVSVDGEQLHTTSVIKRTLNPYWNENFDITVKDSSVVAVQIFDQRKFKRKQDQGFLGVINIKVSDVFSDLELGGQEMLTRDLKKGSEKVAVDGKLIIYLSTQTTTPITNPPANAANTASTSAAAGDSAISVNTGNQTRAANGTPEPESPAAGLSSPPAVAPPTPAANPQPPSNPAPPAQSNQPMTALATATAGLNNNPTGAAGHQFDSHSDQLGPLPGGWERRIDHLGRQYYVDHNTRTTTWSRPSSDQSSNTTTQASQNAAALARHNQRTLADDMLDTQNTGAHTPTNQATTLPVGQQTTVGTGPLPAGWEQRFTPEGRPYFVDHNTRTTTWVDPRRQQLLRVIAPGQSGTQIQPQTVSQLGPLPSGWEMRLTSTARVYFVDHNTKTTTWDDPRLPSSLDVNVPQYKRDFRRKLIYFRSQPALRSNTGQCHIKVSRENIFEGSYTEIMRQSPNDLKKRLMIKFEGEDGLDYGGLSREFFFLLSHEMFNPFYCLFEYSAHDNYTLQINPNSGVNPEHLNYFKFIGRVVGLGIFHRRFLDAYFIVSFYKMILKKKITLADLESVDAGLHRGLTWMLENDITDVIEDTFSISEEHFGELVTIDLKPGGRDIDVTEENKKDYVNYVTEYRISRRVSEQFEAFMSGFNELIPQELINVFDERELELLIGGMSEIDVDDWQKHTDYRGYNPSDEVVEWFWKIVRSWPAERKSRLLQFTTGTSRIPVNGFKDLQGSDGPRRFTIEKAGEITQLPKSHTCFNRIDLPAYKSYDTLEQKLTLAVEETLGFGQE